Proteins encoded within one genomic window of Enterococcus haemoperoxidus ATCC BAA-382:
- a CDS encoding WxL domain-containing protein — translation MKTTIKRILGLSLAAAGILSLATPAFAETGAVKTDGKASFVPQSGDINTIKPGTDEKIDIVDGNNERVTVENIQLMHVPDFDFGSNETSVDTKNYDAIYEHYQKTGDTTKYAIPHFVQVGDVSGVQGTAWAVTVEQEALFKETGGHALKASRVNLYNQTLTNNVQTGNVADVVTGLTIPSDGAVQVPVKGVDTTGSIAVLTSKAGKTDQTTTNGTISSVVFQKDYDESNYGKADSPALTDKNTDVKLNVPQSDGVQAKAYGAKLNWTLTVGP, via the coding sequence ATGAAAACAACTATAAAAAGAATTTTAGGATTAAGCTTAGCAGCAGCGGGAATTTTAAGCTTAGCAACACCCGCTTTTGCCGAAACAGGAGCAGTAAAAACAGATGGAAAAGCGTCCTTTGTGCCTCAATCTGGTGACATCAATACGATCAAACCTGGTACAGATGAAAAAATCGATATCGTAGACGGAAACAACGAACGAGTAACCGTTGAAAATATTCAATTAATGCATGTTCCAGATTTTGATTTTGGTAGTAACGAAACAAGTGTTGATACAAAAAATTATGATGCTATTTATGAACATTATCAAAAAACAGGCGATACGACAAAATACGCGATTCCTCACTTTGTACAAGTCGGTGATGTTTCTGGTGTGCAAGGAACAGCATGGGCTGTGACAGTGGAACAAGAAGCGCTGTTTAAAGAAACTGGAGGACATGCCTTGAAAGCATCCAGAGTCAATTTATACAACCAAACCTTGACCAATAATGTTCAAACTGGAAATGTGGCGGATGTTGTGACAGGATTGACGATCCCAAGTGATGGTGCTGTTCAAGTTCCTGTAAAAGGTGTGGATACAACTGGCAGTATTGCGGTACTAACATCTAAAGCTGGAAAGACTGACCAAACAACCACAAACGGAACCATCAGTTCAGTTGTCTTCCAAAAAGATTACGACGAATCAAACTACGGAAAAGCTGATTCCCCAGCGTTAACAGACAAAAATACAGATGTAAAACTAAATGTTCCACAAAGCGATGGTGTACAAGCCAAGGCTTACGGAGCTAAATTAAATTGGACGTTAACGGTCGGACCGTAA